Proteins encoded within one genomic window of Chlorobaculum sp. MV4-Y:
- a CDS encoding DUF2023 family protein, giving the protein MKVLTHHIYEFRKGLRNLVMHTLPIEKMAEVTARLRRFGIDYHIHAAGTKTINVFFGAPECVAVVRSICGEKKLRELTPEEDFVLGSMLGYDIRRQCERYLKKSAVGTVTGSFMHKCA; this is encoded by the coding sequence ATGAAAGTACTGACCCACCATATCTACGAGTTTCGCAAGGGATTGCGGAACCTGGTCATGCACACGCTGCCCATCGAAAAGATGGCTGAGGTGACGGCCAGATTGCGCAGGTTCGGCATCGACTACCACATTCATGCGGCCGGAACAAAGACGATCAATGTGTTTTTTGGAGCCCCGGAATGCGTGGCGGTTGTGCGGTCGATCTGCGGAGAGAAGAAGCTGCGTGAACTGACGCCGGAGGAGGATTTCGTGCTCGGCTCGATGCTCGGTTACGATATTCGCAGGCAGTGTGAACGTTATCTGAAGAAGAGCGCAGTGGGTACCGTCACCGGGTCCTTCATGCACAAGTGCGCGTGA
- a CDS encoding 4Fe-4S binding protein produces MSLKITEECTFCAACEPECPVNAISAGTDMYVIDISACTECEGYADQPACAAACPAECIVKA; encoded by the coding sequence ATGTCACTGAAAATTACCGAAGAGTGCACCTTCTGCGCCGCCTGCGAACCCGAGTGCCCGGTCAACGCCATCAGCGCGGGAACTGACATGTACGTCATCGACATCTCGGCATGCACCGAGTGCGAGGGCTATGCCGACCAGCCAGCCTGCGCCGCCGCCTGCCCCGCCGAGTGCATCGTCAAGGCGTAG
- a CDS encoding metal-dependent transcriptional regulator: protein MTRKKSGAVNRSREAAGGKLEPLSESSEMYLQMIWRLTERGSEASVSDIARAMGHSLSTVSEKIAKLTERGFLRHEWREGVLMTPRGRKAACRTIRKRRLLETFLFRKAGYGIHELHEEVCRLEHFISERFADALDRMLGCPMHDPHGHLIPARDGSVGKERLEALSAVEEGRTVRIAQLRSADPEVLEYAARLGLLPGKRCTVMQKAPFQGPLTIADGSELVTIAFDIASIIDV from the coding sequence ATGACGCGCAAAAAGAGCGGTGCAGTGAACCGAAGCAGGGAGGCCGCCGGTGGAAAACTGGAGCCGTTGAGCGAGTCGAGCGAGATGTACCTCCAGATGATCTGGCGGCTGACCGAAAGGGGGAGCGAGGCGTCGGTGAGCGATATCGCCAGGGCGATGGGACACTCGCTTTCGACGGTCTCCGAAAAAATCGCGAAACTGACGGAGCGCGGGTTTCTGCGCCACGAGTGGCGCGAAGGGGTGCTGATGACACCGAGGGGGCGCAAAGCCGCCTGCCGCACTATCAGGAAGCGGCGGCTGCTTGAAACTTTCCTCTTCAGAAAGGCGGGCTACGGCATTCACGAGCTTCACGAAGAGGTTTGCCGGCTGGAGCATTTCATCTCCGAAAGGTTTGCCGACGCGCTCGACCGGATGCTCGGCTGCCCAATGCACGATCCGCACGGCCACCTGATTCCGGCGCGGGACGGCTCCGTCGGAAAAGAGCGGCTCGAAGCGCTCTCGGCGGTCGAGGAGGGACGGACGGTTCGCATCGCCCAGTTGCGGAGCGCCGATCCCGAAGTGCTCGAATATGCCGCCCGGCTCGGCCTCTTGCCCGGCAAGCGCTGCACGGTCATGCAAAAGGCCCCTTTTCAGGGGCCGTTGACCATCGCGGATGGTTCGGAGCTGGTTACCATTGCCTTCGATATCGCCTCGATCATCGATGTTTAG
- a CDS encoding flavodoxin translates to MKKTAVVWASQTGNTSNAAELIAGEIGKDQLDLFEVSREVVSLLPEYDVVIAGTSTWGMGELPHGWREVVSALDQLDLTGKTVALFGLGDQLAYGAWYVDAMGILYDRFVARGATVVGAWPNDAYEFSSSKALRDGKFVGLALDADNQEHLTKERIRRWVCSIRPYLS, encoded by the coding sequence ATGAAAAAAACAGCCGTGGTCTGGGCGTCGCAGACTGGAAATACAAGCAACGCGGCGGAGCTGATCGCCGGTGAGATCGGTAAGGATCAGCTCGATCTGTTCGAGGTGAGCCGCGAGGTGGTGAGCCTTTTGCCGGAGTACGATGTGGTGATCGCCGGAACATCGACCTGGGGAATGGGGGAGTTGCCGCATGGGTGGCGCGAGGTGGTTTCCGCCCTCGACCAGCTCGATCTGACGGGCAAAACCGTCGCCCTTTTTGGGCTTGGCGACCAGCTCGCCTATGGCGCCTGGTATGTCGATGCGATGGGGATTCTGTATGACCGCTTCGTTGCTCGCGGCGCGACGGTGGTTGGCGCGTGGCCGAACGACGCCTACGAATTCTCATCCTCGAAAGCCCTGCGCGACGGCAAGTTCGTGGGCCTCGCGCTCGACGCTGATAATCAGGAGCATCTCACCAAGGAGCGGATTCGTCGGTGGGTCTGCTCGATCAGGCCCTATCTGTCATGA
- a CDS encoding ferritin, which produces MLSNTILEKLNRQVNLEAASAHLYLEMSAWLLSQSLDSSAAFFRAHAEEESAHMMKLFDYINETGSLALIGDVTTPAPEWKSHIELLEAAYNHELAITKSINELVDAALLEKDYSTFQFLQWYVAEQHEEEHIFSSMLHKARIIDTMEGRARFRFDEEVRKSLLNRGRVHRHHAGNLPHHVVSGGGAGQE; this is translated from the coding sequence ATGCTTAGTAACACCATTCTCGAAAAACTGAATCGTCAGGTCAACCTCGAAGCGGCTTCGGCGCATCTCTATCTCGAAATGAGCGCGTGGCTGCTCTCGCAGTCGCTCGACAGCTCGGCGGCTTTTTTCCGCGCCCACGCCGAGGAGGAGAGTGCGCACATGATGAAGCTCTTCGATTACATCAACGAAACCGGCTCGCTGGCGCTGATCGGCGACGTCACCACGCCTGCGCCGGAGTGGAAGTCGCACATCGAGTTGCTCGAAGCGGCGTACAATCACGAGCTAGCGATCACCAAAAGCATCAATGAACTGGTCGATGCGGCCTTGCTGGAAAAGGATTACTCGACCTTTCAGTTTCTCCAGTGGTATGTCGCCGAGCAGCACGAGGAGGAGCACATTTTCAGCTCGATGCTGCACAAGGCCCGCATCATCGACACGATGGAAGGGCGCGCCCGCTTTCGCTTCGACGAGGAGGTTCGCAAGTCGTTGCTGAATCGGGGACGGGTTCACCGGCATCATGCGGGCAACCTGCCTCATCACGTCGTCAGCGGAGGCGGCGCGGGGCAGGAGTGA
- a CDS encoding FeoC-like transcriptional regulator, which produces MSLTDIRDYLRQKRSASLKEIASHFKADSSLVESMLDHWILKGRVVAKQHDAFGSACCGKCGGKGYIYYEWVE; this is translated from the coding sequence ATGAGCTTAACCGACATTCGGGACTATCTCCGACAGAAGCGGAGCGCTTCGCTCAAGGAGATCGCCAGTCACTTCAAGGCTGATTCGTCGCTGGTCGAGTCAATGCTTGATCATTGGATTCTCAAGGGGCGCGTCGTTGCAAAGCAGCACGATGCATTCGGCTCGGCCTGTTGCGGCAAGTGCGGCGGAAAGGGGTATATCTACTACGAATGGGTCGAGTGA